A portion of the Coregonus clupeaformis isolate EN_2021a unplaced genomic scaffold, ASM2061545v1 scaf0890, whole genome shotgun sequence genome contains these proteins:
- the LOC121585888 gene encoding thiosulfate sulfurtransferase/rhodanese-like domain-containing protein 3: protein MAQKACSRLAAAIPRLLANRNVIPASRRALSNTFGSHSRCASYIHVAHKEDVLRSFSSFQLPETDVSYEQLKKLLATRTCVVIDVREPWELREYGNIPGSINIPLGQVNIALQLNPEEFKEKYGGDMPQPTDHIVFSCLAGIRSQKALDQAVSLGYKDVQHYAGGWQDWAKCEQES, encoded by the exons ATGGCTCAGAAAGCTTGTTCGAGGCTTGCTGCAGCGATTCCACGGCTTTTAGCAAACCGAAATGTCATTCCAGCCTCAAGAAGAGCACTGTCAAACACATTCGGTTCTCACTCCCGATGTGCATCAT ATATCCATGTCGCTCACAAAGAGGACGTGTTACGTAGTTTCAGCTCATTCCAATTGCCAGAAACTGATGTCTCTTACGAACAATTAAAGAAACTACTCGCTACCCGTACATGTGTAGTAATAGATGTCCGAGAGCCGTGGGAACTCCGAGAGTATGGAAACATCCCGGGGTCAATCAACATACCTC TTGGACAGGTGAACATTGCCCTACAGCTGAACCCTGAAGAATTCAAGGAGAAGTATGGTGGAGACATGCCCCAGCCGACAGACCACATTGTCTTTTCCTGCCTGGCTGGGATCAGGAGCCAAAAAGCCCTAGACCAAGCAGTCTCTCTAGGATATAAAGA cgtACAACACTATGCAGGTGGATGGCAAGATTGGGCAAAATGTGAACAAGAAAGCTGA